CTTTGATGTAAATTTTTTAGCAAACCCGACACTGTCAGCAGACTGTGAAGCAAGAGGAAATGACAGCAGATCTGACGGGCGTCCGACCGGATgcaaaacatcaaaataaaagtttcaacgtgtttcattaaaaaaaagaaagaagaaaaaaaaagcaattattAATAACATAACGCACAGCTAAATCTCACCACAAATGCACATATGCATCGATATTAGTAAACAAATTGTAATGATTAAATATAATGAATAATTCAATCATGAGTATGGTATTTCACATTCATAACAGGCAACATAAAATGACGAATGATGAGAcaagagaatatatatatatatatatatatatatatatatatatatatatatatatatatatatatatatatatatatatatatatatatatattgttttgacTTACATGTACACTGTGTGTATAAACACAAGCttactttaaatattaaatagcaaactaaatatttaaacatttagttCGCGTGATTTTGAACCTTTTCTGAAGGTTTTCTGAAATACCAGATTAAAAGTGgaaaatgtgaaaaatataTCCTCAATTTGTAtcggttattattattataaagtgatTTACAATAAGGTTGAGATGAATTAAGTACTTGTTTATTGTGACTTTgttatttaaaacatattttatatttccaGTGTAACTGGTAAACGTTATTACTCTATTTTAGTGTTATGTCCAAAACATTTGACCTTAAATAATTTacatgtaaaatattattttaattaacaataatTAATTGTACTAATAATAAAGACCATAACGATAACAATGTTTTAgtaattgttttattaattattgtaaattattgaaatattatttttaacattattagatatgtttaatttctttaaattatATTGTTCAGCTATTATTATGccaatgcaataaaaaaaatatacgttaagtgttttctgtgcgttgtgtttatttttttaaaagcaaaatattaattaaaaaattggAAAAATATAGCTTTAATTTGTTTGggttattgttattataattccggggtttttttctaaataatgttGAGATTAATTAAACTACTTGTTTATTAtgactgtattttttaattgttttatatttcCAGTGTATCTGTTAAACCTTATATTGTTatgtctaaaaaaaataatttacatgttaaattacatttttaaaatattattttagacaaaaataattaataataataataataataataataataataataataataatagcaatgagggaaaaaataatactaatatgATAATAACGCTTTTTAAAAATTGTGTCTTAAAATATGTGTTGATATTACCAACAATTAAACGTTAAATTAttgtatataattttaaatcCAAAACAATGAATTTAATTTCGTTAAATGTCATTTCATTTCTTGCTTGTTTGATTTTCCTCTGCTTTTACGGGCTTTTCCTGCCGAACCCGGAAGAGATCCTGGCTCAATATCCACCAATCCGAATACAGCTTTAGTTccaacaaccaatcaaaatCTTCGGTATAAAAGCTCATTTATGGGCGGGTTAACAGTGTGATCGTCAGAGCTGAGCAGTGATCGGTTCTTTTAGCATTGTACGTGTGCTTTATGTGTAATCCGCGCGTTATAAAGACAGTTCGAGCATTATCACGTTAGCGTTGTCAGTGTGTGAAGCGTAGCTTTACTGCCGAGTTGTAAGAGCGGATGTATATAGGTTGTGTGGTGTGATGGCGTGTTTGTAGAGCTGGAGTGTGATTGGTCTGTGCGGTGTGCGCGCTCATGGTGCGGTGGTTGTGGGCGGGGCGCAGATCAGCTGCTGCGCTGCTCGCGAGAGTCAATAAACCCGCGGCACGCGCAGAAGCTCTTCATTTACCTGCTCAACATCATCACAGGTGAGTGCAGCatacactaaaatataatttacataaaGCGCGTTATGAGCTGCTTATCTTACAGGGACACGAAATAACGTGTGCGTTTAATTGCGGACCTTTAGCACACTGCTAAACtaattttttgtctatttttttattgtaacaaTAATTTAAgtatcatttattattattagctatGTTTACtttctttaattttattatgcagttttttttgttttgtttaattattacGCCTATGCTATTTAGCCGTTAAGTATGTTACTCTTTTTAAGTGTTAATGTGTTGAAGTGTTGTATTTATGTAATACTTATTTATGGGTATggcacaggtattacaaggagagggtgaaatatgaggacactggccatgtccccacaaaatgcttataaatcatccaggatgatttttttttagaaagtaaaaatgcacgatgtttcctgtgatgggtaggtttaggggcaggggcagtgtaaggggatagaaaatacagtttgtacagtataaaaaccattacgcctatggaatgtccccacatttaacaaaaaaaaactaacgtgtgtgtgtgtgtgtgtgtgtgtgtgtgtgtgtgcgcgcgcagtCAGGTCAGACGGCTCAGTGCACCTGTAAGGATGCCGGAGATTAACATGGATAATCTGGATGAAAAGCAGGTGCAGCTGCTGGCAGAGATGTGCATCCTGATCGACGACAATGACAGAAAGATCGGAGCTGACAGCAAAAAAAACTGCCATCTCAACTCCAACATTGATAAAGGTAATGTATGTGCATCAGAGTTCACTGTTTGTGTTTGATTATATTGCACATGCCGCAGCCCCAAAAACTGTTTCTAAACTTCAGACACACTGAAGCATATTTCGTTCTGATAGATTCTGACAAATGcctttccatatatatatatatatatatattttgcaatCCTATTAAATCATTACAAATCACACAGCACTGATCTACTAAACCTGGGTAAGACATGTAAGTAGATGATATGATGATGACACCTATTGAATCGTAGTTCATGTACAGTGGCCATCTTTGAGCCTCTCACTGTATGATGTCGGAGCGACGGACACAGAAATCACCACGATTGGTCATCCTTCATCTGTGACAGCCCAAAAACGTACCATGTGGACCAGGCATAATGCAACTAAACGTTTTGAGCATGACGTGTTTCTAAATTGTTTTGTGTCAAATATTCCAAACAAGTTTCTATAAATCTGTCTAAATTCTTTTTATGATTTTAAATGATTGATAAAATCACATTCGGCAGGTTGTAAAACTgatctttttttcttgttttaaatgCATAAAGTCACTTATTCAATTCTTTTCTTGCTTCTTCACTGACAGGATTATTGCATCGGGCGTTCAgtgttttcctgtttaacaGCGAGGAAAAGCTTCTCCTTCAGCAGAGATCCAATGCAAAAATCACTTTTCCAGGTGCGTGTCATTGTAAATGTTAATGTTGCTGTTATGGTGGTATTTAATATCTGGAGTTATCTGTTAGAATTAGCTGTTATACTTTtagttttgattttgattttagtttaaagttggcatgaaatGGAAGTTTTGCTAGTCTGTTCTTCCCTATCCAAGTGAACGGCTCCTCGAACTATAAAAAATGTAAGGCAGGACTTGATTTGTCCgtgaaaaaaaattgttttagacgttcatttacatgacaacTGCTTTTTGGGGGGACtgaaaatgcaaacttttgaataCACGGTTTAAAGTGCGAGTTTTAGAAAACAACACCGTTATCGTCAAGGTGTTAAAGGacctgtatgtaagaaatgtattttaattaaagggCTACTTCACTGCagggaagattaatctgtatttaaactgggtcaataatgtagtagaaatgtgaaattatttttgaatttgttgctttctagactgagaaatgTAAGAAAATTTatatttgtctcatggggatgaaagacaacaattcccagtgttgtgtgtgtatatatatatatatgtatgtatgtatgtatgtatgtgtatatatatatatatatatatatatatatatatatatatatatatatatatatatatatatatatatatatatatatatatatatatatatatattatattaaataatgttttaatacataaattaaaacattcaaaatataaacaaaaactAAACTGGAATCATACCtcaatgatactaaaataacgCTGGCCTAAAttgtagttgtgtttgtttttttctttcccaGGCTGTTTTACCAACACGTGCTGTAGTCACCCGCTGCACACTGCCAGTGAACTGGAGGAGCAGGACACCATCGGGGTCCGCCGCGCCGCACAGAGACGCCTCCAAGCTGAGCTTGGCATTCCCACGGATCAGGTACTGATACTGAGAAGAAATGTCCAACAGCATTATTTAAGGAACAGCAACATGTACAGACAAGGCCTAAAATTAACAATCGGCAAGCGGTAAATGCGAGTCAATCTCCGGTTAGCCGGTAAAGCCGGGCGTCCTTGGCgtgatttttgctgtcgtacgagCTCGCAAACGTTTTTTCTCTCGGGAGAAATCTCATGGACATCGTAGAGGCTCATATGGTCATGGCTCGCAGGGTGTGAGAGGAAATGCGAAACGGGCCGAGCACGTTAGGAGCGCCTTCTGACCTCACAACAATTTTtaagcatgtttaaaaaaattgggGGGTCGGCCCAATTTTCACCAGCTTATGgttgtcccctattgccaaatcatgcacaaccatGTCACATAGGCTAGATCTATGACTCTCAGGACAGATGATGGGACAGTGCTGCATCATCGCGAAAGTTTAAGCCTTGCCAATTGAAATATTCAAGCACAAGATGATGCAAAAGGGAACTCAATTCTTTACTTGCTGTGTGGGAAGGTTTCTATGAGCAAACAGCATGCCAATACTGAATTGAACGCTTTCAAGTCATCTTACACTTAAGAATTCCCAtaactggccacaattttgacattgGTACTATGGGGAAAAACTTCCATAATTTTTACAtgattttatgtgtttttgactgTTTGAGCGCTATAAGTAGTGGAAAAAGTACTCAGTTTAGTGCTGAGTGCTTTAGATGTGAGCACTCAGAAACAATCCCacggcgaaatacacctggagcaAATTAAACGAGAGAGTAGGCAGGTTTGTGTGTAACTCACTGTCGGAGAGATGAGAGAGCTAGTATTGGAAgcatttcagatatttcagtatctatATGTATTGAAAAGTGATATTTTTCTGACAAGACTACATTTAGTCCTAATCTGTTTATCTCAGGTGCCTCCGGAAGAGATGACCTACCTGACCCGCATCCACTACAAAGCCCAGTCAGACGGCGTTTGGGGCGAGCACGAGATCGACTACATCCTCTTCATGCAGAAAGACGTGGATCTGAATCCAGACCCCAATGAGATCCAGAGCCACTGCTACGTGTCCAAAGAGGAGCTGAAGGAGATATTGGAGAAAGCCAAGAGAAAAGAGCTGGAAGTCACGCCCTGGTTCAGCCTCATCGCTGAAACCTTCCTCTTCAAGTGGTGGGACAACCTCCATAACCTCAAACAGTTCATCGACCATGACAGGATCCACCGCATGTAAGAAAGGACTTAGTTACTAATGGACACTTAAACGGTTAGGCCACACATCACACTGATTAAGGGCTTGTATTTGTTTGTTAATGTTTGCACAAGCAGTgagttttatttagcattaaAGTTCTAGATGAGAACTTTAATCCACTTACATTTCACACTGCTACCAGAATACTGAGCATTTGCTGATCGGTTGGATTAAAGGAAGGATTGCTAACACACACTTTGTCCATTTGTGTAAAGTG
This DNA window, taken from Pseudorasbora parva isolate DD20220531a chromosome 24, ASM2467924v1, whole genome shotgun sequence, encodes the following:
- the idi1 gene encoding isopentenyl-diphosphate Delta-isomerase 1, encoding MVRWLWAGRRSAAALLARVNKPAARAEALHLPAQHHHSQVRRLSAPVRMPEINMDNLDEKQVQLLAEMCILIDDNDRKIGADSKKNCHLNSNIDKGLLHRAFSVFLFNSEEKLLLQQRSNAKITFPGCFTNTCCSHPLHTASELEEQDTIGVRRAAQRRLQAELGIPTDQVPPEEMTYLTRIHYKAQSDGVWGEHEIDYILFMQKDVDLNPDPNEIQSHCYVSKEELKEILEKAKRKELEVTPWFSLIAETFLFKWWDNLHNLKQFIDHDRIHRM